One Micrococcales bacterium genomic window, ACAGGGGCCATCAGGGGATCGGCAGTTAGCCACCGTCCCAACCGCCTTCGGTGCAAGTAGGCTTGACCAGGTGAGTTATGGCCAGCTGGGCGGCTACCACCAGCACACCGCCGCCATCGGCGACCTGATGGCTTCGCTGTGGGCGGCTGGCCAAGTCGAACTGCGCCACGGCTCGGATGATCCCCAACCTGGCGTCGAATCGATTTCCAGCGTCATGGCCCAACTAGATACCGCCGGCTTGACTAACGTGGTCTCCCTGGATGCGGCCGGGCGCCACATCACCGTTCAGTCGAAGTGTCCGCTGGGCGCGGCTGAGGCCCAAGCCAAGTCTGAAGGCCTTGGCTTGCCGGTTGATTGGACCAAGACCAGCAAATCGATCACCGCCGGCGCAGCCTTGCTGCGCGGACTGATCCAGGCCGAGTCAGTCAGCTGGGTCGACGTGGTCACCCGTTCTGGTCAGCTGACGCGGCATCAAGCCAACCAATTACCGCCCGATGCCCTGCTTCTTGCCCTTCGCATCCAGCTCACTTAAAAGCATGCTGCAAAGCCCAGTGGTACATGGCAATGGCGGCGGCCGCGCCGGCATTTAGCGAACGGGTCGAACCGTACTGGCTGATT contains:
- a CDS encoding FAD-dependent oxidoreductase, whose protein sequence is MSYGQLGGYHQHTAAIGDLMASLWAAGQVELRHGSDDPQPGVESISSVMAQLDTAGLTNVVSLDAAGRHITVQSKCPLGAAEAQAKSEGLGLPVDWTKTSKSITAGAALLRGLIQAESVSWVDVVTRSGQLTRHQANQLPPDALLLALRIQLT